From Doryrhamphus excisus isolate RoL2022-K1 chromosome 22, RoL_Dexc_1.0, whole genome shotgun sequence, one genomic window encodes:
- the si:zfos-911d5.4 gene encoding uncharacterized protein si:zfos-911d5.4, with protein MLQLGSLLTQFHVNSTAALELTQKTLPDFLHHVRKLTGLRPEDIYCNLRIPDQFQAVKDDINVVILTGQGIFCIDVKPWRGVVSAHNHKWHIEVKEKEPNFTNTSIEQIEDPLHAITTKTSHLCAHLRRSGVSVRQSRFFHRVVFLSPECELDEGLQQRRELVSHGQIDDFLRSFREGYMAWMSDALTPSWLSGRLSYRQMESVRQVLKKSGTWDLMWLHNGEQLKGDYHGCQYIALDRRETGTLEFSRLKSLWALLGRSQVTVKMYKRGGSAGWLGKSPSASATIPSDTVIIFRVSGQEVDAKIPADTIHSITLSV; from the exons ATGCTTCAGCTTGGAAGCCTGTTGACCCAGTTTCACGTCAACAGCACAGCAGCTCTGGAACTTACCCAGAAAACACTGCCTGATTTCCTTCACCATGTCAG GAAACTCACCGGGCTGAGACCGGAGGACATCTACTGCAATCTTCGGATTCCAGACCAGTTTCAGGCTGTCAAAGATGACATAAATGTTGTTATCCTCACGG GCCAAGGGATCTTCTGCATCGACGTGAAACCCTGGCGAGGTGTGGTGTCCGCCCACAACCATAAGTGGCACATTGAAGTGAAGGAGAAGGAACCCAACTTCACAAACACCTCCATTGAGCAGATCGAGGACCCTCTCCATGCTATCacg ACCAAGACGTCCCACCTGTGTGCCCATTTGAGGCGGAGCGGCGTGTCCGTGCGCCAGAGCCGCTTCTTCCACAGGGTCGTCTTCCTGTCGCCCGAGTGTGAGCTGGACGAGGGTCTGCAACAGAGGCGGGAACTGGTTTCCCACGGCCAGATAGATGACTTCCTGAGGTCTTTCCGGGAGGGCTACATGGCCTGGATGTCGGATGCGCTAACCCCCTCCTGGCTCTCTG GTCGTCTGTCCTACAGGCAGATGGAGTCGGTGCGGCAGGTCCTGAAGAAGTCCGGAACCTGGGATCTGATGTGGCTTCACAATGGCGAGCAGCTCAAAGGAGACTACCACGGGTGCCAGTACATCGCGCTGGACCGCCGGGAGACGGGGACGCTGGAGTTTTCCAGACTCAAGTCACTGTGGGCCTTGTTGGGACGCTCTCAG GTGACGGTTAAAATGTACAAGCGTGGCGGCTCGGCCGGCTGGCTGGGCAAGTCGCCGAGTGCCAGCGCCACCATCCCCTCGGACACGGTCATCATCTTCCGGGTGAGCGGCCAGGAGGTGGACGCCAAGATCCCGGCCGACACCATCCACAGCATCACGCTCAGCGTTTGA